The DNA sequence CAAAGGAGCTTGAACATTATGGCAATTTTAATCACTTTATTTGTAATTGGTTGGTTAGCAGTATCTATTATTGGTACTCAGGCTTATTTCCGAGGAGAACAAACTAAAGCTATTCATGAACGTAACTGGAACTCTGAATCTTTTGATCAGTTAGCACAATCCATTACAGGTCAAGAAACAAATTATTTAGTGAGAGTACCCGCGTACTATTTTGATCCTCGTGTAACTAGACGCAATAGCTAAGATATATCTCACAATAGTTAGAAAAAATTAAAGCTATTTCCCATCGACTAAACTTTATTATTAGAAAAACGGAGGTTGAATTAAATCAGCCTCTCTTTCCTTTTCTATGATTTGATTGTTGAATTTCTTCACTTATGCTCTACAACAAAACCTTTTAGCTTCTGAAAACAATGAGAAAAATCCTCCACAGGATTAAAATCATTAACTGTTAAGTTTGCCTCAATATAGTTAGTCTCTTTTGTATCATAATCCCACTGCTTTGACATATTTTCTGGCGAGAATAAATCAGAAATAAAACTACCTGCAATATCTAAATATTTATTTAATTCTTCCTCAGTAAAATCAGGTTTAATCAACCTCACAAACTCATAATTAAAACTGTGTTGAATTTTACCTTTTTTTTGCCACACATTCAGAATTTGCTCTACGGAAACA is a window from the Cyanobacterium sp. Dongsha4 genome containing:
- a CDS encoding photosystem II protein, Psb35-related, yielding MAILITLFVIGWLAVSIIGTQAYFRGEQTKAIHERNWNSESFDQLAQSITGQETNYLVRVPAYYFDPRVTRRNS